A single region of the Anopheles funestus chromosome X, idAnoFuneDA-416_04, whole genome shotgun sequence genome encodes:
- the LOC125766285 gene encoding nuclear factor of activated T-cells 5-like isoform X1 — translation MDTHKRERSKPMKTSGRTMPTTVNVIPSNVLSTAANAPSLPVTPERRLTAMQTGSNTGVGKFTSVTRTGGPIDRNTSIVLRYPAHSVGTDLPGTINVKRKVPRLSGKRQPGKPFSVSLGAKQACSRPCLGRKSLPTVVGGSAGRVTRHSAVPPIVVTAATTNSDNSSDSIHGFDQSGDSTSEHDKHHQLTEAAEYGASPNSYQPSSIVQYSSEVQQPQQPQQTGSSGMVATSGSPLSQSLSPATGSSPPLSISSTVTLSTPSLANCTGRQGASVGSSRSGNHPSGNRTSSTAGSGLGAEGRHVPFRLTAGNDGSCMPGGSPTHASVRDGKVQLQIVTQPEQQHRARYQTEGSRGAVKDRSGNGFPVVRLVGYTKPTALQVYIGSDVGRPSPHIFYQACKVSGKNSTPCIERNMNGTKYIEIQLKPENNMTVTCDCVGILKERNVDVEYRFPDQTASRTKKKSTRCRMVFRTTILGDDGTAEMLQVCSQQIICTQPPGVPEILKKSLISCPVEGGLELFIIGKNFLKDTRVVFQRSKGMLTQSAFTRTVVQNTTAWEQSVIPDKEHLNQVHLICVVPPYERQDITEPITIKMYIVSSGKKSETHDFIYTPKGEHTTLSAATVSSPARRNRINTTVGQQLQQQQQQQPQSQPTSLNYFSELAAAAIGNGTELENGATVNVGANADGALAVANANAAINAIAATVVSSSAMGELPGPNGTAGRFVCNGNRNEAVSPFDEPNVCDNRPIFLRTSTPLEIAAKGLMPPPINVLQPIGGGTVSIIQPQCHSGLTIGGGSDQQYSVSLSSPQQVQTTEAFKAELVEPECSRSDMVDEDSLDGVMYRPLPTDASILYRRRSVRQPSMDMEDSSSSMSLLPNGSHMLDMPLGDDGGPGAGGGGNSGGSIGAQHFDTVMNIATMATFCGSENLSMALMDTNYMGGESIDATKPAIPSECELKNIIKTETQAQPQLSSASPASIQLSQLMVVACNDAIATQIEAKCLQQQQQQQQQQQQQQQQQQQQQQQQQQQQQQQHQQQQQQQQQQQQQHVQQQQQQQAALLDISNLTVPNDAAVVQSMLQQQDVLLAPTVPTATSLLQQQQEQHLHQQQQEQHQHHQQQLQHQQQHQQQHQQQMQQQQQQQQQQLQQQHQQLQQQQQQLQQQQQQQQLQQQQQLQQQQQLQQQQQIQQQQQLQQQEQLHHHLQQLQQQQQMPAEKMDVGMVSGSVVVCDGLLMNSQLAQQPMDTSAPLTAASVMGAMGVHLSSDVTSGAGEIPPVNRVATVEPQHIDDQQNNGASIAMDSIGLNAAQEVSLVEESRVLASDLTSMSDTELMNFICPSAFDSV, via the exons ATGGATACACACAAACGGGAAAGAAGCAAACCAATGAAAACGTCTGGGCGAACAATGCCCACTACAGTGAATGTGATCCCAAGTAATGTATTAAGCACTGCAGCGAATGCACCCTCACTGCCGGTAACTCCGGAACGGCGACTGACAGCGATGCAGACCGGTAGCAACACGGGCGTTGGTAAGTTCACCAGTGTTACCAGGACAGGTGGACCAATCGATCGTAACACGTCCATTGTCCTTCGCTACCCAGCGCACAGTGTTGGAACGGACCTGCCCGGTACGATCAATGTCAAGCGCAAGGTACCACGGCTGTCGGGCAAACGACAGCCGGGCAAACCGTTCTCCGTCAGTCTCGGTGCGAAGCAGGCCTGCAGCCGTCCgtgtctcggccgcaagtcgCTGCCGACGGTCGTCGGTGGAAGTGCCGGGCGGGTTACACGTCACAGCGCTGTGCCACCGATCGTTGTTACCGCCGCCACAACGAACAGTGATAATTCCAGTGATTCCATTCACGGCTTTGACCAGAGTGGTGACAGTACCAGCGAGCACGACAAACATCATCAACTAACGGAGGCGGCCGAGTACGGTGCGTCGCCGAACAGCTATCAACCATCGTCCATCGTTCAATATAGCTCCGAAGTGCAGCAGCCTCAGCAGCCCCAGCAGACAGGTAGCAGTGG GATGGTTGCCACATCGGGGTCTCCACTGTCCCAGAGTTTATCACCCGCGACAGGATCCTCCCCGCCGTTATCGATCTCATCAACCGTAACGCTTAGTACGCCCTCGCTAGCGAACTGTACCGGCAGACAGGGTGCCTCCGTTGGTAGCTCGCGGTCGGGTAACCACCCCAGCGGTAATCGAACCTCCAGCACAGCTGGATCTGGACTGGGTGCCGAGGGTAGACACGTACCGTTTCGGTTAACGGCTGGTAACGATGGAAGTTGTATGCCGGGCGGATCGCCCACACATGCCAGTGTCCGGGACGGGAAGGTACAGCTCCAGATTGTAACGCAACCGGAGCAGCAACACCGGGCCAGGTACCAGACGGAAGGTTCCCGAGGTGCGGTGAAAGATCGCAGCGGCAATGGGTTCCCGGTGGTGCGGCTCGTTGGATATACCAAACCTACCGCACTGCAGGTGTACATCGGTTCCGATGTTGGACGACCCTCGCCCCACATCTTCTACCAGGCGTGCAAAGTATCGGGAAAGAACTCCACACCCTGCATCGAGCGCAACATGAACGGTACGAAGTACATCGAGATACAGCTGAAGCCGGAAAACAACATGACGGTAACGTGCGATTGTGTCGGCATACTGAAGGAACGTAACGTGGACGTCGAGTACCGGTTTCCGGATCAGACCGCATCACGcacgaagaaaaaatcaacccgATGTCGGATGGTGTTCCGCACGACCATTCTCGGGGACGACGGTACGGCAGAAATGCTACAGGTGTGCTCGCAGCAAATCATCTGCA CACAACCACCGGGTGTGCCGGAAATACTGAAAAAGTCACTAATCTCCTGCCCAGTTGAGGGTGGACTCGAGCTGTTTATCATTGGCAAAAACTTCCTCAAGGATACGCGCGTAGTCTTCCAGCGGTCGAAGGGTATGCTAACGCAGTCGGCATTTACACGCACGGTTGTGCAGAATACAACGGCCTGGGAGCAATCGGTCATCCCCGATAAGGAACATCTAAATCAG GTACATCTCATCTGCGTAGTGCCACCGTACGAACGGCAGGACATTACCGAACCGATCACAATCAAAATGTACATCGTATCTAGTGGCAAAAAGAGCGAAACGCATGACTTTATTTACACACCGAAAGGTGAACATACGACACTCAGTGCGGCAACCGTATCATCGCCAGCGCGCCGTAACAGAATCAATACAACCGTTGGTCAACaactgcaacaacagcagcagcagcagccacaaTCCCAACCAACATCACTCAACTATTTTAGCGAGCTTGCTGCTGCCGCCATTGGCAACGGTACCGAATTGGAAAATGGCGCCACCGTTAATGTTGGTGCGAACGCTGACGGTGCACTAGCGGTGGCGAACGCTAATGCGGCCATTAATGCGATTGCAGCAACCGTCGTCTCATCGTCAGCAATGGGTGAGCTGCCGGGACCGAACGGAACTGCCGGTCGTTTCGTCTGCAACGGCAACCGCAATGAAG CTGTGTCACCGTTCGATGAGCCAAATGTATGCGACAATCGGCCAATATTTTTGAGAACTTCTACACCGCTCGAAATCGCTGCGAAAGGCTTAATGCCGCCACCAATCAATGTGCTGCAACCAATCGGTGGAGGTACTGTAAGTATTATACAACCGCAGTGCCATTCGGGTTTGACGATCGGTGGTGGTAGCGACCAGCAGTACTCGGTGTCCTTATCATCACCGCAGCAGGTACAAACCACAGAAGCATTTAAAGCGGAATTGGTTGAGCCTGAGTGTAGCCGTAGCGATATGGTAGATGAGGACTCACTGGACGGTGTTATGTACAGACCGCTACCGACCGACGCAAGCATTCTGTATCGTCGGAGAAGCGTCCGTCAACCGAGCATGGATATGGAGGACAGTTCATCATCCATGTCGCTGCTGCCTAATGGTAGTCACATGTTGGACATGCCACTTGGTGACGATGGTGGTCCTGGTGCTGGAGGTGGCGGTAACAGTGGCGGTTCGATAGGTGCACAGCACTTCGATACGGTGATGAACATCGCCACCATGGCCACTTTCTGTGGCAGTGAAAATTTGTCTATGGCGCTGATGGATACGAACTATATGGGCGGTGAGTCGATAGATGCTACGAAACCCGCCATACCGTCCGAGTGCGAGttgaaaaatatcatcaaGACGGAGACCCAAGCACAACCGCAACTATCCTCGGCCTCACCGGCCAGTATACAGCTAAGTCAATTGATGGTGGTTGCATGTAATGACGCTATTGCCACACAAATTGAAGCGAAATgtttgcaacagcaacaacagcagcaacaacaacagcagcagcaacagcagcagcagcaacagcagcagcagcagcaacaacagcaacaacaacagcagcatcagcaacagcaacaacagcaacaacagcagcagcaacagcacgtccagcagcagcagcaacaacaagctGCCCTTTTAGATATTTCTAACCTGACGGTTCCGAATGATGCTGCTGTAGTGCAAAGTATGTTACAACAGCAAGATGTGCTGCTAGCGCCGACCGTCCCTACAGCCACATCCCTGTtacagcaacaacaagaacaacatctccatcagcagcaacaggagcagcatcaacatcatcagcaacaactacagcaccaacaacagcaccaacaacagcatcaacaacaaatgcaacagcaacaacagcagcagcaacaacaattacaacaacagcatcaacagctacaacagcaacagcaacaactgcagcagcagcagcagcaacaacaactccagcagcaacaacaactacagcagcaacaacaactccaacagcagcaacaaattcagcagcagcaacaactccAACAACAGGAACAGTTGCACCATCATctgcagcagctgcaacagcagcaacagatgcCAGCAGAAAAAATGGACGTCGGTATGGTTAGTGGTTCGGTTGTTGTGTGCGATGGGTTGTTAATGAACAGTCAGTTAGCCCAGCAACCGATGGATACCTCAGCACCGTTAACCGCTGCGTCGGTTATGGGAGCAATGGGTGTACATCTGAGCAGCGACGTAACTAGCGGCGCAGGTGAGATACCGCCGGTCAACAGGGTCGCTACGGTCGAGCCTCAGCATATAGATGATCAACAGAACAATGGTGCATCCATTGCGATGGATTCGATCGGTCTCAATGCGGCACAGGAGGTATCACTTGTGGAAGAGTCTCGTGTTCTAGCTTCGGATCTAACCTCGATGTCTGACACGGAGCTAATGAACTTTATATGTCCAAGTGCTTTCGATTCCG TTTAA
- the LOC125766285 gene encoding nuclear factor of activated T-cells 5-like isoform X2 has product MDTHKRERSKPMKTSGRTMPTTVNVIPSNVLSTAANAPSLPVTPERRLTAMQTGSNTGVAHSVGTDLPGTINVKRKVPRLSGKRQPGKPFSVSLGAKQACSRPCLGRKSLPTVVGGSAGRVTRHSAVPPIVVTAATTNSDNSSDSIHGFDQSGDSTSEHDKHHQLTEAAEYGASPNSYQPSSIVQYSSEVQQPQQPQQTGSSGMVATSGSPLSQSLSPATGSSPPLSISSTVTLSTPSLANCTGRQGASVGSSRSGNHPSGNRTSSTAGSGLGAEGRHVPFRLTAGNDGSCMPGGSPTHASVRDGKVQLQIVTQPEQQHRARYQTEGSRGAVKDRSGNGFPVVRLVGYTKPTALQVYIGSDVGRPSPHIFYQACKVSGKNSTPCIERNMNGTKYIEIQLKPENNMTVTCDCVGILKERNVDVEYRFPDQTASRTKKKSTRCRMVFRTTILGDDGTAEMLQVCSQQIICTQPPGVPEILKKSLISCPVEGGLELFIIGKNFLKDTRVVFQRSKGMLTQSAFTRTVVQNTTAWEQSVIPDKEHLNQVHLICVVPPYERQDITEPITIKMYIVSSGKKSETHDFIYTPKGEHTTLSAATVSSPARRNRINTTVGQQLQQQQQQQPQSQPTSLNYFSELAAAAIGNGTELENGATVNVGANADGALAVANANAAINAIAATVVSSSAMGELPGPNGTAGRFVCNGNRNEAVSPFDEPNVCDNRPIFLRTSTPLEIAAKGLMPPPINVLQPIGGGTVSIIQPQCHSGLTIGGGSDQQYSVSLSSPQQVQTTEAFKAELVEPECSRSDMVDEDSLDGVMYRPLPTDASILYRRRSVRQPSMDMEDSSSSMSLLPNGSHMLDMPLGDDGGPGAGGGGNSGGSIGAQHFDTVMNIATMATFCGSENLSMALMDTNYMGGESIDATKPAIPSECELKNIIKTETQAQPQLSSASPASIQLSQLMVVACNDAIATQIEAKCLQQQQQQQQQQQQQQQQQQQQQQQQQQQQQQQHQQQQQQQQQQQQQHVQQQQQQQAALLDISNLTVPNDAAVVQSMLQQQDVLLAPTVPTATSLLQQQQEQHLHQQQQEQHQHHQQQLQHQQQHQQQHQQQMQQQQQQQQQQLQQQHQQLQQQQQQLQQQQQQQQLQQQQQLQQQQQLQQQQQIQQQQQLQQQEQLHHHLQQLQQQQQMPAEKMDVGMVSGSVVVCDGLLMNSQLAQQPMDTSAPLTAASVMGAMGVHLSSDVTSGAGEIPPVNRVATVEPQHIDDQQNNGASIAMDSIGLNAAQEVSLVEESRVLASDLTSMSDTELMNFICPSAFDSV; this is encoded by the exons ATGGATACACACAAACGGGAAAGAAGCAAACCAATGAAAACGTCTGGGCGAACAATGCCCACTACAGTGAATGTGATCCCAAGTAATGTATTAAGCACTGCAGCGAATGCACCCTCACTGCCGGTAACTCCGGAACGGCGACTGACAGCGATGCAGACCGGTAGCAACACGGGCGTTG CGCACAGTGTTGGAACGGACCTGCCCGGTACGATCAATGTCAAGCGCAAGGTACCACGGCTGTCGGGCAAACGACAGCCGGGCAAACCGTTCTCCGTCAGTCTCGGTGCGAAGCAGGCCTGCAGCCGTCCgtgtctcggccgcaagtcgCTGCCGACGGTCGTCGGTGGAAGTGCCGGGCGGGTTACACGTCACAGCGCTGTGCCACCGATCGTTGTTACCGCCGCCACAACGAACAGTGATAATTCCAGTGATTCCATTCACGGCTTTGACCAGAGTGGTGACAGTACCAGCGAGCACGACAAACATCATCAACTAACGGAGGCGGCCGAGTACGGTGCGTCGCCGAACAGCTATCAACCATCGTCCATCGTTCAATATAGCTCCGAAGTGCAGCAGCCTCAGCAGCCCCAGCAGACAGGTAGCAGTGG GATGGTTGCCACATCGGGGTCTCCACTGTCCCAGAGTTTATCACCCGCGACAGGATCCTCCCCGCCGTTATCGATCTCATCAACCGTAACGCTTAGTACGCCCTCGCTAGCGAACTGTACCGGCAGACAGGGTGCCTCCGTTGGTAGCTCGCGGTCGGGTAACCACCCCAGCGGTAATCGAACCTCCAGCACAGCTGGATCTGGACTGGGTGCCGAGGGTAGACACGTACCGTTTCGGTTAACGGCTGGTAACGATGGAAGTTGTATGCCGGGCGGATCGCCCACACATGCCAGTGTCCGGGACGGGAAGGTACAGCTCCAGATTGTAACGCAACCGGAGCAGCAACACCGGGCCAGGTACCAGACGGAAGGTTCCCGAGGTGCGGTGAAAGATCGCAGCGGCAATGGGTTCCCGGTGGTGCGGCTCGTTGGATATACCAAACCTACCGCACTGCAGGTGTACATCGGTTCCGATGTTGGACGACCCTCGCCCCACATCTTCTACCAGGCGTGCAAAGTATCGGGAAAGAACTCCACACCCTGCATCGAGCGCAACATGAACGGTACGAAGTACATCGAGATACAGCTGAAGCCGGAAAACAACATGACGGTAACGTGCGATTGTGTCGGCATACTGAAGGAACGTAACGTGGACGTCGAGTACCGGTTTCCGGATCAGACCGCATCACGcacgaagaaaaaatcaacccgATGTCGGATGGTGTTCCGCACGACCATTCTCGGGGACGACGGTACGGCAGAAATGCTACAGGTGTGCTCGCAGCAAATCATCTGCA CACAACCACCGGGTGTGCCGGAAATACTGAAAAAGTCACTAATCTCCTGCCCAGTTGAGGGTGGACTCGAGCTGTTTATCATTGGCAAAAACTTCCTCAAGGATACGCGCGTAGTCTTCCAGCGGTCGAAGGGTATGCTAACGCAGTCGGCATTTACACGCACGGTTGTGCAGAATACAACGGCCTGGGAGCAATCGGTCATCCCCGATAAGGAACATCTAAATCAG GTACATCTCATCTGCGTAGTGCCACCGTACGAACGGCAGGACATTACCGAACCGATCACAATCAAAATGTACATCGTATCTAGTGGCAAAAAGAGCGAAACGCATGACTTTATTTACACACCGAAAGGTGAACATACGACACTCAGTGCGGCAACCGTATCATCGCCAGCGCGCCGTAACAGAATCAATACAACCGTTGGTCAACaactgcaacaacagcagcagcagcagccacaaTCCCAACCAACATCACTCAACTATTTTAGCGAGCTTGCTGCTGCCGCCATTGGCAACGGTACCGAATTGGAAAATGGCGCCACCGTTAATGTTGGTGCGAACGCTGACGGTGCACTAGCGGTGGCGAACGCTAATGCGGCCATTAATGCGATTGCAGCAACCGTCGTCTCATCGTCAGCAATGGGTGAGCTGCCGGGACCGAACGGAACTGCCGGTCGTTTCGTCTGCAACGGCAACCGCAATGAAG CTGTGTCACCGTTCGATGAGCCAAATGTATGCGACAATCGGCCAATATTTTTGAGAACTTCTACACCGCTCGAAATCGCTGCGAAAGGCTTAATGCCGCCACCAATCAATGTGCTGCAACCAATCGGTGGAGGTACTGTAAGTATTATACAACCGCAGTGCCATTCGGGTTTGACGATCGGTGGTGGTAGCGACCAGCAGTACTCGGTGTCCTTATCATCACCGCAGCAGGTACAAACCACAGAAGCATTTAAAGCGGAATTGGTTGAGCCTGAGTGTAGCCGTAGCGATATGGTAGATGAGGACTCACTGGACGGTGTTATGTACAGACCGCTACCGACCGACGCAAGCATTCTGTATCGTCGGAGAAGCGTCCGTCAACCGAGCATGGATATGGAGGACAGTTCATCATCCATGTCGCTGCTGCCTAATGGTAGTCACATGTTGGACATGCCACTTGGTGACGATGGTGGTCCTGGTGCTGGAGGTGGCGGTAACAGTGGCGGTTCGATAGGTGCACAGCACTTCGATACGGTGATGAACATCGCCACCATGGCCACTTTCTGTGGCAGTGAAAATTTGTCTATGGCGCTGATGGATACGAACTATATGGGCGGTGAGTCGATAGATGCTACGAAACCCGCCATACCGTCCGAGTGCGAGttgaaaaatatcatcaaGACGGAGACCCAAGCACAACCGCAACTATCCTCGGCCTCACCGGCCAGTATACAGCTAAGTCAATTGATGGTGGTTGCATGTAATGACGCTATTGCCACACAAATTGAAGCGAAATgtttgcaacagcaacaacagcagcaacaacaacagcagcagcaacagcagcagcagcaacagcagcagcagcagcaacaacagcaacaacaacagcagcatcagcaacagcaacaacagcaacaacagcagcagcaacagcacgtccagcagcagcagcaacaacaagctGCCCTTTTAGATATTTCTAACCTGACGGTTCCGAATGATGCTGCTGTAGTGCAAAGTATGTTACAACAGCAAGATGTGCTGCTAGCGCCGACCGTCCCTACAGCCACATCCCTGTtacagcaacaacaagaacaacatctccatcagcagcaacaggagcagcatcaacatcatcagcaacaactacagcaccaacaacagcaccaacaacagcatcaacaacaaatgcaacagcaacaacagcagcagcaacaacaattacaacaacagcatcaacagctacaacagcaacagcaacaactgcagcagcagcagcagcaacaacaactccagcagcaacaacaactacagcagcaacaacaactccaacagcagcaacaaattcagcagcagcaacaactccAACAACAGGAACAGTTGCACCATCATctgcagcagctgcaacagcagcaacagatgcCAGCAGAAAAAATGGACGTCGGTATGGTTAGTGGTTCGGTTGTTGTGTGCGATGGGTTGTTAATGAACAGTCAGTTAGCCCAGCAACCGATGGATACCTCAGCACCGTTAACCGCTGCGTCGGTTATGGGAGCAATGGGTGTACATCTGAGCAGCGACGTAACTAGCGGCGCAGGTGAGATACCGCCGGTCAACAGGGTCGCTACGGTCGAGCCTCAGCATATAGATGATCAACAGAACAATGGTGCATCCATTGCGATGGATTCGATCGGTCTCAATGCGGCACAGGAGGTATCACTTGTGGAAGAGTCTCGTGTTCTAGCTTCGGATCTAACCTCGATGTCTGACACGGAGCTAATGAACTTTATATGTCCAAGTGCTTTCGATTCCG TTTAA